A genome region from Lucilia cuprina isolate Lc7/37 chromosome 3, ASM2204524v1, whole genome shotgun sequence includes the following:
- the LOC111680757 gene encoding uncharacterized protein LOC111680757 gives MSGFLPRDLINEVRIRPGIYNKDVLEHPTREHKRQLWLEVAERLTPAEDWESFTDVEKEVRMGEIATKWKNLKDHFYREIKLEEAGEAHKKRKYVYYDDMEFVRPFVGYKLPSINKRLKEKEQQVVEEEIVTQDEEEVGECVSTEADIDMEAFLNESENIEEEDSKYVPNNSIVVVQEEVVEERPKTKRIIKPTFKVLQNKPSSSSSTSTPIVNPTPKEAVIKNFNVLKKTDSGSSSTNSTFKIRDGDITFCLSLVPTLRKLDDTRKLSAKIEILKVLRFYVDNANQANVSSSNDNTTILHSDDIEEDEEQLVEEHLDEYDENVQIKQETRNDPLNGNTKVWWT, from the exons atgagcGGTTTTCTTCCTAGAGATTTGATCAATGAAGTCAGAATAAGACCGGGAATATATAATAAAGATGTTTTGGAACATCCAACCCGCGAACACAAAAGACAGCTGTGGCTAGAAGTGGCAGAGCGTTTGACACCAGCCGAAGATTGGGAATCGTTTACAGATGTCGAAAAAGAAGTTCGCA TGGGTGAAATTGCTACcaaatggaaaaatttaaagGATCATTTCTATCGTGAAATTAAGCTAGAGGAAGCGGGTGAAGCTCATAAGAAACGTAAATACGTTTACTATGATGATATGGAATTTGTGCGTCCATTTGTGGGCTATAAACTGCCCTCCATAAACAAACGTCTCAAGGAAAAAGAACAACAAGTGGTTGAAGAGGAGATTGTGACACAGGATGAAGAAGAGGTAGGCGAGTGTGTGAGTACTGAAGCCGACATTGATATGGAGGCATTTCTCAATGAAAGTGAAAATATTGAAGAGGAAGACAGTAAATATGTACCTAATAATAGCATTGTTGTTGTGCAAGAAGAGGTGGTAGAAGAACGTCCCAAAACTAAACGCATCATAAAACCCACATTTAAAGTGCTACAGAACAAACCGTCATCCTCCTCCTCCACCAGTACTCCAATAGTCAATCCTACTCCGAAAGAGGCggttatcaaaaattttaatgtcttAAAGAAAACTGATAGTGGTAGTTCCTCTACAAATTCCACTTTCAAAATACGTGATGGTGATATTACTTTCTGTCTATCGCTGGTGCCCACATTACGTAAATTGGACGATACCCGCAAGCTAAGCGCTAAAATAGAAATTCTAAAAGTCTTACGTTTTTATGTGGACAATGCCAATCAAGCTAATGTCTCCAGTAGCAATGATAATACTACCATTTTACATAGTGATGACATAGAGGAGGATGAAGAACAATTAGTTGAAGAACATTTAGATGAATATGATGAGAATGTACAAATTAAACAGGAGACACGTAATGATCCTTTGAATGGTAACACCAAAGTCTGGTGGACTTAA